A stretch of Candidatus Methylomirabilota bacterium DNA encodes these proteins:
- a CDS encoding OsmC family peroxiredoxin yields the protein MATRNAEAIWEGNLKSGKGTMKLGSGAFDGPYSFRSRFEDGEGTNPEELIGAAHAGCFSMAFSAGLEKAGHSPERVHSRALELCRQAEASSQLVAVLSGISQVHTVRGEFEIADELGE from the coding sequence ATGGCGACGCGCAACGCCGAGGCGATCTGGGAAGGCAACCTCAAGAGTGGCAAAGGCACGATGAAGCTCGGAAGCGGGGCCTTCGATGGGCCGTACTCCTTCCGGTCGCGGTTCGAGGACGGCGAGGGGACGAACCCCGAGGAGCTGATCGGGGCCGCTCACGCGGGCTGCTTCTCGATGGCCTTTTCCGCGGGATTGGAGAAGGCCGGGCACTCGCCCGAGCGCGTCCACTCCCGTGCCCTCGAGCTATGCCGGCAGGCGGAGGCGAGCTCGCAGCTGGTTGCCGTTCTTAGTGGGATCTCCCAGGTGCACACGGTGCGGGGCGAGTTCGAGATCGCGGACGAGCTCGGCGAGC